Part of the Armatimonadota bacterium genome, GTGTGGGTGAACCGGGCGGCCTGGGCCTGGATGGCTGCGACCACCCTGGGGTGGCTGTGCCCCACGTTGAGACAACCCACCCCGCCGGCCAGGTCAATGTAGCGGCGGCCGTCGGCATCCCACAGTAGCGCCCCCTCCGCACGCACGGCGAATACGGGCGCCTGGACGGTAATAGCGTCGGGCACCACCCTCCGCTTGCGCTCCAGCAGCTCCCGGGAGCGCGGCCCCGGGATCAGGATGCGGCTTGCCGTGGTGCGGTCTGCTGCGGTGTGCTCTGCGGTCATGGCTTCACGCTCCAGTGTCAGGATGTCAGGCACGGTGCAGGCCCACCACGGCGTGCACGTGGCCCGTCTGAGGGAAGAGGTCGACCGGTTGAACGGAACGCACCCGGTAGGCGGC contains:
- a CDS encoding aminotransferase class III-fold pyridoxal phosphate-dependent enzyme; protein product: MPDILTLEREAMTAEHTAADRTTASRILIPGPRSRELLERKRRVVPDAITVQAPVFAVRAEGALLWDADGRRYIDLAGGVGCLNVGHSHPRVVAAIQAQAARFTHT